The Brachybacterium huguangmaarense genome contains a region encoding:
- a CDS encoding glycoside hydrolase family 3 protein, translating into MTTTPRDTPDSQLLSQASTTASGDDRRVDPELVRRARSAAAQGAVLLRNGGSLPLPAATRVALFGRVQKDWIAVGYGSGGDVNAPYSTELLTSLREAEGVEVDEELAGVYESWCAEHPTGAGAEWGSWPFSFPEMPLDDATVRAAAERTDVAVVTLGRAAGEDRENLLEPGSYYLTDEERVLLAQVTRAFERTVVIVDTGNVIDLSWAEEYAIDALLIAWLGGMEGARAIADVLTGAVEPGGRLPDTIARRYSDYPSAAHFGDPVANDYAEDVFVGYRYFETFAPEAVLYPFGFGRGYTTFDIAPGDVTVQDDTMRCTARVTNTGDRPGTEVVQAYVTKPDGALAAPARELVSFARTASIAPGASQDVTLEVPLASLASYDETGATGHRSAWVLAAGEHVLHVGADVRRARRAGSHTVKNTRVVEQLEEAAAPRHAFDRMTLRRGDDGSAEIAWEPTPQATVALRERILDRLPSAVPGSVEAEPADGAARTDVSFADVAAGEATLDSFIAQLSPSELASLSYGDITMDSPLGAPGNAGALGGVTEALRSRGVPPAITTDGPSGIRIAAYASLLPCGTALASTWDPRAIEEMADLHAQEMRRKGSDILLSPGMNIHRDPLCGRNFEYFSEDPLLTGRSAAAVVRGLQGQGVSACPKHFACNNQETERTRADSRVSERALREIYLKGFEICVREASPLNIMTAYNKINGVWAHYHYDLVTTILRGQWGYQGNVMTDWWMRMAPDPDFPDVRDSAYRVRAGVDVLMPGSIEHGGETREDSVVASYERPEGITLGEMQRTARHVLTYLLHAGLADRTRR; encoded by the coding sequence ATGACCACCACCCCGCGCGACACCCCGGACTCCCAGCTGCTGTCGCAGGCCTCGACCACCGCCTCGGGCGATGATCGGCGGGTCGATCCCGAGCTCGTGCGGCGCGCCCGGTCGGCGGCCGCCCAGGGCGCCGTGCTGCTCAGGAACGGCGGCTCCCTCCCGCTCCCCGCGGCTACGCGCGTGGCCCTGTTCGGACGGGTGCAGAAGGACTGGATCGCGGTGGGCTACGGCTCGGGCGGTGACGTCAACGCGCCGTACTCGACCGAGCTGCTGACCTCGCTGCGCGAGGCCGAGGGCGTCGAGGTCGACGAGGAGCTCGCGGGGGTCTACGAGTCCTGGTGCGCCGAGCACCCCACCGGGGCCGGCGCCGAGTGGGGGAGCTGGCCCTTCTCCTTCCCGGAGATGCCCCTCGACGACGCGACCGTCCGGGCCGCGGCCGAGCGGACCGACGTGGCCGTCGTGACCCTCGGACGTGCCGCCGGCGAGGACCGCGAGAACCTCCTCGAGCCGGGCTCCTACTACCTCACCGACGAGGAGAGGGTGCTGCTCGCGCAGGTCACCAGGGCTTTCGAGCGGACCGTCGTGATCGTCGACACCGGCAACGTCATCGACCTCTCCTGGGCCGAGGAGTACGCGATCGACGCGCTCCTCATCGCCTGGCTCGGCGGCATGGAGGGCGCCCGCGCGATCGCCGACGTGCTCACCGGCGCCGTCGAGCCGGGCGGACGCCTGCCCGACACCATCGCCCGCCGGTACTCGGACTACCCGTCGGCCGCGCACTTCGGCGACCCCGTCGCCAACGACTACGCCGAGGACGTGTTCGTCGGCTACCGCTATTTCGAGACCTTCGCCCCGGAGGCGGTCCTGTACCCCTTCGGCTTCGGCCGGGGCTACACGACCTTCGACATCGCCCCCGGCGACGTGACCGTCCAGGACGACACCATGCGGTGCACGGCGCGCGTGACCAACACCGGGGACCGGCCGGGCACCGAGGTCGTCCAGGCCTACGTCACCAAGCCCGACGGCGCGCTCGCCGCCCCCGCCCGGGAGCTGGTCAGCTTCGCGCGCACGGCGTCGATCGCGCCGGGAGCATCCCAGGACGTGACCCTCGAGGTGCCTCTGGCCTCCCTCGCCTCCTACGACGAGACCGGGGCCACCGGGCACCGCAGCGCCTGGGTGCTCGCCGCGGGCGAACACGTCCTGCACGTGGGCGCGGACGTGCGCCGAGCCCGGCGGGCCGGCTCGCACACGGTCAAGAACACGCGCGTGGTCGAGCAGCTCGAGGAGGCCGCCGCCCCGCGGCACGCCTTCGACCGGATGACCCTGCGCCGCGGCGACGACGGCTCCGCCGAGATCGCCTGGGAGCCCACCCCCCAGGCCACGGTGGCTCTGCGCGAGCGGATCCTCGATCGCCTGCCCTCGGCGGTCCCCGGCAGCGTCGAGGCCGAGCCCGCGGACGGCGCCGCTCGGACGGACGTGTCGTTCGCGGACGTCGCGGCGGGCGAGGCGACCCTGGACAGCTTCATCGCCCAGCTCAGCCCGAGCGAGCTCGCCTCCCTGAGCTACGGCGACATCACGATGGACTCACCCCTCGGCGCGCCCGGCAACGCGGGCGCGCTCGGCGGGGTCACCGAGGCGCTGCGCTCGCGCGGCGTGCCCCCCGCGATCACGACCGACGGCCCGTCGGGCATCCGCATCGCCGCGTACGCCTCCCTGCTGCCGTGCGGCACCGCGCTCGCCTCGACCTGGGACCCCCGGGCGATCGAGGAGATGGCGGACCTGCACGCCCAGGAGATGCGGCGCAAGGGGTCGGACATCCTGCTGAGCCCCGGCATGAACATCCATCGCGACCCGCTGTGCGGACGCAACTTCGAGTACTTCTCGGAGGACCCTCTGCTCACCGGCCGCTCGGCGGCGGCCGTCGTGCGGGGCCTGCAGGGCCAGGGGGTCTCGGCCTGCCCCAAGCACTTCGCCTGCAACAACCAGGAGACCGAGCGCACCCGCGCCGACTCCCGCGTCTCCGAGCGGGCGCTGCGCGAGATCTACCTGAAGGGCTTCGAGATCTGCGTGCGCGAGGCGTCGCCGCTGAACATCATGACCGCGTACAACAAGATCAACGGGGTCTGGGCGCACTACCACTACGACCTCGTGACCACGATCCTGCGCGGCCAGTGGGGCTACCAGGGCAACGTGATGACCGACTGGTGGATGCGCATGGCCCCCGACCCGGACTTCCCGGACGTGCGCGACAGCGCCTACCGGGTGCGGGCGGGAGTGGACGTGCTCATGCCCGGCTCGATCGAGCACGGCGGGGAGACCCGCGAGGACTCCGTCGTCGCGTCGTACGAGCGGCCGGAGGGGATCACCCTCGGCGAGATGCAGCGCACCGCCCGGCACGTGCTGACCTACCTGCTGCACGCGGGCCTCGCCGACCGCACTCGTCGCTGA
- a CDS encoding MgtC/SapB family protein, giving the protein MDPLVGLLSRTSGIEFELLGATLVLCSLIGIERQMHQKAAGYRTNVLVGLGSCAFTLVSGYGFAMVLGSDVTLDPSRIAAQVVSGIGFLGAGVIFKGHDVVRGLTTAATVWVSAAVGMACGAGMLSLAISLTIAHLLTLFVIAPLVRRLPTPDRHRVIDIGYVDGEGVLRRILAVATAMGFSSSVDSSRRIEGENGPQVIVSVRFHGRQPLRDLVPQLVDVSGVRHVNVRQGDEPEDEYPG; this is encoded by the coding sequence ATGGACCCTCTCGTCGGCCTGCTCTCGCGCACCTCGGGCATCGAGTTCGAGCTGCTGGGGGCCACCCTGGTCCTGTGCTCGCTCATCGGCATCGAGCGGCAGATGCACCAGAAGGCCGCGGGCTACCGGACGAACGTGCTCGTGGGTCTCGGCTCGTGCGCGTTCACGCTGGTCTCCGGCTACGGCTTCGCGATGGTGCTCGGATCCGACGTGACGCTCGATCCGTCGCGCATCGCCGCCCAGGTGGTCTCGGGCATCGGCTTCCTGGGCGCGGGCGTGATCTTCAAGGGGCACGACGTCGTGCGCGGCCTCACGACCGCCGCCACGGTGTGGGTCTCCGCGGCCGTCGGCATGGCCTGCGGCGCAGGCATGCTGTCGCTCGCGATCTCGCTCACGATCGCCCATCTGCTCACCCTGTTCGTCATCGCGCCGCTCGTGCGGCGTCTGCCCACGCCCGACCGGCACCGCGTGATCGACATCGGCTACGTCGACGGGGAGGGCGTGCTGCGCCGCATCCTCGCGGTGGCCACGGCGATGGGCTTCTCGTCGTCGGTCGACTCGAGCCGGCGGATCGAGGGGGAGAACGGCCCGCAGGTGATCGTGTCCGTGCGCTTCCACGGCCGTCAGCCGCTGCGCGACCTGGTCCCGCAGCTCGTAGACGTCAGCGGCGTGCGCCACGTGAACGTGCGCCAGGGCGACGAGCCCGAGGACGAGTACCCCGGCTGA
- a CDS encoding DUF1540 domain-containing protein: MIVVDMPRVSECTVTGCSYNHDGCHAFAVTVDDDASCATFIPLDVKGGLNKVVTSVGACQRTDCVFNDKLECTAATIRMGAGHDTASCLSFQER, encoded by the coding sequence ATGATCGTCGTCGACATGCCCCGCGTCTCCGAATGCACCGTCACCGGCTGCTCCTACAACCACGACGGCTGCCACGCCTTCGCCGTCACGGTGGACGACGACGCCAGCTGCGCCACGTTCATCCCCCTCGACGTCAAGGGCGGTCTGAACAAGGTCGTCACGTCGGTCGGCGCGTGCCAGCGCACCGACTGCGTGTTCAACGACAAGCTCGAGTGCACCGCCGCCACCATCCGCATGGGCGCCGGTCACGACACCGCCAGCTGCCTGTCCTTCCAGGAGCGCTGA
- a CDS encoding LacI family DNA-binding transcriptional regulator — MNRAPTLEDVARVAGVSRATASRVVRGDANVLPDRATAVRQAIDALGYVPNSAARSLVTRSTGAVALIVPEPDTRVFTDPFFGTAVAAIGERLAGAGKQLILVLSGSDTQGDRLERFIRGGHADGLLVMSHHEGGPSLQVLPHATVPVVYIGRPPTGTDSLFVDVDNVQGGRIAAERLLARGRTRIATVTGPQDMGAAVDRLHGFLAALDEAGLRPVRIEHGDFSATSGESAADRMLGDGVEVDAVFAANDLMAIGALRRFTAAGRRVPEDIAIVGFDDIAISAEPINALTTVVNPVSRLGSLGTSMLLDAIAGRAAEPLILRDLELRERSSA; from the coding sequence GTGAACCGGGCCCCCACCCTCGAGGACGTCGCGCGCGTCGCCGGGGTCTCCCGTGCCACGGCGTCGCGCGTCGTCCGGGGCGACGCGAACGTCCTGCCCGACCGCGCGACGGCCGTCCGGCAGGCCATCGACGCTCTCGGCTACGTGCCCAACAGCGCCGCCCGGTCCCTGGTCACCCGCAGCACGGGGGCGGTCGCACTGATCGTGCCCGAGCCGGACACCCGCGTCTTTACCGATCCCTTCTTCGGGACGGCCGTCGCCGCCATCGGCGAGCGCCTGGCCGGTGCCGGCAAGCAGCTCATCCTCGTCCTGAGCGGCTCGGACACCCAGGGCGACCGCCTCGAGCGGTTCATCCGCGGGGGCCACGCCGACGGCCTGCTCGTCATGTCGCACCACGAGGGCGGACCGTCCCTCCAGGTGCTCCCTCACGCTACCGTGCCCGTCGTCTACATCGGGCGGCCGCCGACGGGGACGGACTCCCTGTTCGTCGACGTCGACAACGTCCAGGGCGGCAGGATCGCCGCCGAGCGGCTCCTCGCCCGCGGCCGCACGCGCATCGCGACGGTCACCGGACCGCAGGACATGGGCGCCGCCGTCGACCGTCTGCACGGCTTCCTCGCGGCGCTCGACGAGGCCGGGCTGCGACCGGTCCGCATCGAGCACGGGGACTTCTCCGCGACGAGCGGGGAGAGCGCCGCGGACCGCATGCTGGGCGACGGCGTGGAGGTCGACGCCGTGTTCGCGGCCAACGACCTCATGGCCATCGGGGCGCTGCGGCGCTTCACGGCGGCGGGCAGGCGCGTCCCCGAGGACATCGCCATCGTGGGCTTCGACGACATCGCGATCTCCGCGGAGCCGATCAACGCGCTCACGACCGTGGTCAACCCCGTCTCCCGGCTGGGTTCGCTGGGCACCTCGATGCTGCTCGACGCGATCGCCGGCCGGGCCGCCGAGCCGCTCATCCTCCGCGACCTGGAGCTGCGCGAGCGGTCGTCCGCGTGA
- a CDS encoding glycerate kinase, producing the protein MRIVLAPDSFKESMTAPQAAAAMTRGVQAVQPDAQCVELPLSDGGEGFTDAVAAALGARVIEVTVHNALGRPVTGRLALGDEVAVLEVASAVGLDRIARAERDVLRADSRGAGELLRAALDHVRPGGRIVVGLGGSATNDGGAGLLVALGARLLDADGAELAPSPGALAALERVDLSGLDPRLGQVSIRAACDVTHVLLGPHGASAVFGPQKGADPAQVKQADAALARLVRTVDAAVPRPGGESPARWADEPGAGAAGGLGWALLALCGARLERGLELVARTVGLDEAIEGADLVLTGEGRVDAQSLSGKVPGGVAAHAARAGVPCLVLAGSVAPDADALLGSGVSALLPIVPGVVDLERALADGPANLERAVANALRLIDVGAALA; encoded by the coding sequence ATGCGCATCGTCCTGGCCCCCGACTCGTTCAAGGAGTCGATGACCGCGCCCCAGGCCGCGGCCGCGATGACGCGCGGCGTGCAGGCCGTGCAGCCGGATGCCCAGTGCGTCGAGCTGCCCCTGTCCGACGGCGGGGAGGGCTTCACCGACGCGGTCGCCGCCGCGCTCGGCGCCCGCGTGATCGAGGTGACCGTGCACAACGCCCTCGGGCGGCCCGTGACCGGGCGTCTCGCCCTCGGGGACGAGGTGGCGGTGCTCGAGGTCGCGAGCGCCGTCGGTCTGGACCGGATCGCTCGCGCCGAGCGCGACGTGCTGCGTGCCGACTCGCGAGGCGCCGGGGAGCTGCTGCGCGCTGCGCTGGATCACGTCCGCCCGGGCGGCCGCATCGTGGTCGGCCTCGGCGGGAGCGCGACGAACGACGGAGGCGCCGGCCTGCTGGTGGCTCTCGGGGCGCGGCTCCTGGACGCCGACGGCGCCGAGCTCGCCCCCTCCCCCGGGGCCCTCGCGGCGCTCGAGCGTGTCGACCTCTCCGGCCTCGACCCCCGCCTGGGACAGGTGTCGATCCGGGCCGCGTGCGATGTCACCCACGTGCTGCTCGGCCCGCACGGCGCCAGTGCCGTCTTCGGCCCTCAGAAGGGCGCCGACCCGGCCCAGGTGAAGCAGGCGGACGCGGCCCTCGCCCGCCTCGTGCGCACGGTCGACGCGGCCGTCCCACGCCCGGGAGGGGAGTCTCCCGCGCGATGGGCCGACGAGCCCGGCGCCGGCGCGGCCGGAGGCCTCGGATGGGCCCTGCTCGCGCTGTGCGGGGCACGGCTGGAGCGGGGCCTGGAGCTCGTGGCGCGCACCGTGGGCCTCGACGAGGCGATCGAGGGCGCCGACCTCGTGCTGACCGGCGAGGGCCGGGTCGACGCGCAGTCCCTCTCGGGCAAGGTCCCCGGTGGCGTCGCGGCGCACGCGGCCCGAGCGGGCGTCCCCTGCCTCGTGCTCGCCGGCTCCGTCGCCCCCGATGCGGACGCCCTGCTCGGGAGCGGGGTCAGCGCGCTGCTGCCGATCGTGCCGGGCGTCGTCGATCTCGAGCGGGCGCTCGCCGACGGCCCCGCGAACCTCGAGCGCGCGGTCGCGAACGCCCTGCGGCTGATCGACGTCGGGGCCGCGCTCGCATGA
- a CDS encoding carbohydrate ABC transporter permease: MESVASIEQFAGKGAARSARRRRDREGRRLKGGGGVSARPRWFNYLILGVFLVISAYPLYFAFLLASSDAGTIARHPIPSLLPHGNLIHNIGAVITSDIDFWSALGNSVIVAVITSASVVFFSTLAGYAFSKLRFKGRRGLLAFVIATMAVPAQLGVIPLFIVMAKLDWVGDLKAVIVPGLVTAFGVFWMSQYLEDALPFELIEAARVDGCSMLQSFFHVALPAARGAAAMLFLFTFVGSWTNFFWPFIILGADNPTLPVALQQLQASYFKDYSLIMAGVIVSVIPLLLLFIVAGRQLVNGIMQGAVKG; encoded by the coding sequence ATGGAATCCGTCGCCTCGATCGAACAGTTCGCCGGCAAGGGCGCGGCCCGGTCCGCCCGACGCCGCCGCGACCGCGAGGGCCGCCGCCTCAAGGGCGGGGGCGGCGTCTCCGCGCGACCGCGCTGGTTCAACTACCTGATCCTCGGGGTCTTCCTCGTGATCTCGGCCTATCCGCTGTACTTCGCGTTCCTGCTCGCGTCCTCCGATGCGGGGACCATCGCCCGCCACCCGATCCCGTCGCTCCTGCCCCACGGCAACCTGATCCACAACATCGGCGCGGTCATCACCTCGGACATCGACTTCTGGAGCGCCCTGGGCAACTCGGTCATCGTCGCCGTCATCACCTCGGCGTCGGTCGTGTTCTTCTCGACGCTCGCGGGGTATGCCTTCTCCAAGCTGCGGTTCAAGGGCCGACGGGGTCTGCTGGCGTTCGTGATCGCCACGATGGCGGTGCCGGCTCAGCTGGGCGTGATCCCGCTGTTCATCGTCATGGCCAAGCTCGACTGGGTGGGCGATCTCAAGGCCGTGATCGTGCCCGGGCTCGTCACCGCCTTCGGGGTGTTCTGGATGAGCCAGTACCTCGAGGACGCGCTCCCGTTCGAGCTGATCGAGGCGGCTCGCGTCGACGGCTGCTCGATGCTCCAGTCGTTCTTCCACGTGGCCCTGCCGGCCGCGCGCGGGGCCGCGGCGATGCTGTTCCTGTTCACGTTCGTGGGCTCGTGGACGAACTTCTTCTGGCCGTTCATCATCCTCGGCGCCGACAACCCGACGCTGCCCGTCGCGCTCCAGCAGTTGCAGGCGTCGTACTTCAAGGACTATTCCTTGATCATGGCCGGTGTCATCGTCTCCGTGATCCCGCTGCTGCTCCTGTTCATCGTCGCCGGGCGCCAGCTGGTCAACGGCATCATGCAGGGAGCGGTCAAGGGGTGA
- a CDS encoding ABC transporter permease, with translation MRELLTSVDGPLLVRTVVGIAVLVTAVMIVLRASGVRVGAQPVIAVLRAIGQLTLASVILSGALSVPWTVIAVLALMLTMASATSAGRLHTLDGGRRAAALAVITGALVAIGAVFALGMMPLSARNVLAVGGIVTGNAMTAATLAGRHFRTLAHHRAGEVEAWWSLGATSPVAFGDVAREAVRDALIPNIDQTRSSGVVTLPGAFIGALAGGASPLEAARFQVVVLVAILTAQTLSALVLTRRLARTSRLPVPEEA, from the coding sequence ATGCGGGAACTGCTGACATCGGTCGACGGGCCGCTGCTCGTGCGCACCGTGGTCGGCATCGCGGTGCTCGTGACAGCCGTGATGATCGTGCTGCGCGCGAGCGGCGTGCGGGTCGGCGCGCAGCCCGTGATCGCCGTCCTGCGCGCGATCGGCCAGCTGACCCTCGCCTCCGTCATCCTCTCGGGTGCCCTGTCGGTGCCGTGGACCGTGATCGCGGTGCTCGCGCTCATGCTCACGATGGCCTCGGCGACCTCGGCCGGACGTCTGCACACGCTCGACGGCGGCCGCCGCGCGGCGGCCCTCGCGGTGATCACGGGGGCCCTCGTCGCGATCGGAGCGGTGTTCGCCCTGGGGATGATGCCGCTCAGCGCACGGAACGTGCTCGCGGTCGGCGGCATCGTGACCGGCAACGCGATGACGGCGGCGACGTTGGCGGGCCGCCATTTCCGCACCCTGGCCCACCACCGGGCCGGCGAGGTGGAGGCGTGGTGGTCGCTCGGCGCGACGTCCCCGGTCGCGTTCGGCGACGTCGCGCGCGAGGCCGTGCGCGACGCGCTCATCCCCAACATCGACCAGACCCGCTCCTCCGGCGTGGTGACGCTGCCCGGCGCCTTCATCGGCGCCCTGGCCGGCGGCGCGAGCCCGCTCGAGGCGGCGCGCTTCCAGGTGGTCGTGCTCGTCGCGATCCTGACCGCGCAGACCCTCAGCGCGCTCGTCCTGACCCGTCGCCTGGCCCGGACCTCGCGCCTGCCGGTCCCCGAGGAGGCATGA
- a CDS encoding carbohydrate ABC transporter permease, with translation MTTSTSHRERPRWRQRLSRLDVRYSPYAFISPFFILFLVTGLFPILYTAWVSLHDWDLIMGQGPFVGLQNFQDVLSSPNFYKALRNTFSIFLLSSVPQVIVAVLIAYVLDANLRAKTLWRMGVLLPYVVAPVAVSLIFAKIFADKSGVLNTVLTDIGLPAIGWHSEVLPSHIAIATMVNFRWTGYNALIFLAAMQAIPREIYEAAIIDGASRMRRFWYVTVPMLRPTVIFVVITSTIGGLQIFDEPRMFDTAGAGGGDRQWMTMTMYLYELGWGPQISFGKASAVAWLLFLIIVVVGVVNFLITRRIASSGSAKAPR, from the coding sequence ATGACCACGAGCACCTCGCATCGCGAGCGCCCCCGCTGGCGCCAGCGGCTCTCGCGCCTCGACGTCCGCTACTCGCCCTACGCCTTCATCAGCCCCTTCTTCATCCTGTTCCTGGTCACGGGACTGTTCCCGATCCTCTACACCGCCTGGGTGTCGTTGCACGACTGGGACCTCATCATGGGCCAGGGGCCCTTCGTCGGCCTGCAGAACTTCCAGGACGTGCTGTCCTCGCCGAACTTCTACAAGGCCCTGCGCAACACCTTCTCGATCTTCCTGCTGTCCTCGGTCCCGCAGGTGATCGTCGCGGTCCTGATCGCCTACGTCCTGGACGCCAACCTGCGCGCCAAGACGCTCTGGCGCATGGGCGTGCTGCTGCCCTACGTCGTCGCCCCCGTCGCGGTCTCGCTCATCTTCGCCAAGATCTTCGCTGACAAGTCCGGGGTGCTCAACACGGTGCTGACCGACATCGGGCTGCCCGCGATCGGCTGGCACAGCGAGGTCCTGCCCTCGCACATCGCGATCGCGACCATGGTGAACTTCCGCTGGACCGGCTACAACGCCCTCATCTTCCTCGCGGCCATGCAGGCGATCCCGCGCGAGATCTACGAGGCGGCGATCATCGACGGCGCGAGCCGGATGCGGCGCTTCTGGTACGTGACCGTGCCGATGCTGCGTCCCACGGTCATCTTCGTGGTCATCACCTCCACCATCGGCGGCCTGCAGATCTTCGACGAGCCCCGCATGTTCGACACCGCCGGCGCCGGCGGCGGGGACCGGCAGTGGATGACCATGACGATGTACCTCTACGAGCTCGGCTGGGGTCCGCAGATCTCCTTCGGGAAGGCCTCCGCCGTGGCCTGGCTGCTGTTCCTCATCATCGTCGTCGTCGGCGTCGTCAACTTCCTCATCACGCGCAGGATCGCCTCGAGCGGCAGCGCGAAGGCCCCGCGGTAA
- a CDS encoding Txe/YoeB family addiction module toxin, with protein sequence MRLVWDRSAWEDYTSWQTSDRKILKRINTLLDACLREPTTGLGKPEPLKYGAQGAWSRRITEEHHLVYLVDGDDLVILQARYHY encoded by the coding sequence GTGCGTCTGGTGTGGGACCGCTCCGCGTGGGAGGACTACACCTCCTGGCAGACGTCCGACCGCAAGATCCTCAAGCGGATCAACACTCTCCTCGACGCGTGTCTGCGTGAGCCGACGACGGGCCTCGGCAAGCCCGAACCTCTCAAGTACGGGGCCCAGGGAGCCTGGTCGCGGCGCATCACCGAGGAGCACCACCTCGTGTATCTCGTGGACGGCGACGATCTGGTGATCCTCCAGGCTCGATACCACTACTGA
- a CDS encoding MBL fold metallo-hydrolase, whose amino-acid sequence MRIKQMGTAAAERIPAIFCKCRICENAKQVGGKEKRTQAQALVDDDLLIDFGGDSYLHYVQHDVPLADLSVLLVTHWHSDHFYGEDLAYRMGAYGNDFDQLMTVYGTQTVQEFYQRAFGLEQMRDPSRLRYEVVTGGDSFEVLDGKYRVFVVEAAHGHHDGDCVFYGITDGDKALLYMHETGPISETAWKQIEDAGLVYDYVSMDCTSGARDIHSGVHMNLAENVQTRDRLRDPGLVHEGTFCMANHFSHNAQATHVDLERAAAEVGFCAAYDGVVTEL is encoded by the coding sequence ATGAGGATCAAGCAGATGGGGACGGCCGCCGCCGAGCGGATCCCCGCGATCTTCTGCAAGTGCAGGATCTGCGAGAACGCCAAGCAGGTGGGAGGCAAGGAGAAGCGGACCCAGGCGCAGGCGCTCGTCGACGACGACCTGCTGATCGACTTCGGTGGCGACAGCTACCTGCACTACGTCCAGCACGATGTGCCGCTGGCCGATCTCTCGGTGCTGCTGGTCACCCACTGGCACTCCGACCACTTCTACGGCGAGGACCTCGCCTATCGCATGGGCGCCTACGGCAACGACTTCGATCAGCTGATGACGGTGTACGGCACCCAGACCGTCCAGGAGTTCTACCAGCGGGCGTTCGGGCTCGAGCAGATGCGCGACCCGTCGCGCCTGCGCTACGAGGTCGTCACCGGCGGCGACTCCTTCGAGGTGCTCGACGGGAAGTACCGGGTGTTCGTCGTCGAGGCGGCCCATGGCCACCACGACGGCGACTGCGTCTTCTACGGCATCACGGACGGCGACAAGGCACTGCTGTACATGCACGAGACGGGACCGATCTCCGAGACGGCATGGAAGCAGATCGAGGACGCCGGCCTCGTCTACGACTACGTCTCGATGGACTGCACGTCCGGTGCGCGGGACATCCACAGCGGCGTGCACATGAACCTCGCCGAGAACGTGCAGACACGGGATCGGCTCCGCGACCCCGGGCTCGTGCACGAGGGCACGTTCTGCATGGCCAACCACTTCTCGCACAACGCGCAGGCCACGCACGTGGACCTCGAGCGCGCGGCGGCGGAGGTGGGTTTCTGCGCCGCGTACGACGGCGTCGTCACCGAGCTCTGA
- a CDS encoding ABC transporter substrate-binding protein encodes MKPTRRAVLAGAAATAATTALAACGGGDDGGESKNADGKIELTVATFNEFGYEDLFTQYMKDNPDVVIKAKKAATSDDARKNLMTGLAAGKGLADIEAVEVGWWAELSQYAAKFEDLSSDAVKDRWVDWKTEAATVDGKLLGYGTDIGPEGIAYRSDLFAKAGLPTDREEVATLLTGDWDTYFEIGKEFVAKAGIPWYDSAGGTYNGMVQQLKNPYEKDASTPIALKDNTDVKGIYDKLAEHKDLSAGLGQWSEDWVAGFQNDGFATMLCPPWMTGPIEGNAEGVTGWDVANVFPGGGGNWGGSYLTVPSQGKNVEAAKKLGEWLTAPEQQIVAFKAKGTFPSQKKALESDEITSQTNEFFNNAPVGQIFSDRAKAVEFQPFVGPKFYVINTVVADAITRFDVDGKDAAASWDQALTAYDELDLS; translated from the coding sequence ATGAAGCCCACCCGGCGCGCCGTCCTCGCGGGCGCAGCAGCCACCGCGGCCACCACCGCCCTCGCCGCATGCGGCGGCGGCGACGACGGCGGCGAGTCCAAGAACGCGGACGGGAAGATCGAGCTCACCGTCGCCACCTTCAACGAGTTCGGCTACGAGGACCTCTTCACGCAGTACATGAAGGACAACCCCGACGTCGTCATCAAGGCCAAGAAGGCCGCGACGAGCGACGACGCCCGCAAGAACCTCATGACCGGTCTCGCCGCCGGCAAGGGTCTCGCCGACATCGAGGCCGTCGAGGTCGGATGGTGGGCCGAGCTGAGCCAGTACGCCGCCAAGTTCGAGGATCTGAGCAGCGATGCGGTCAAGGACCGTTGGGTCGACTGGAAGACCGAGGCCGCGACGGTCGACGGCAAGCTGCTCGGCTACGGCACCGACATCGGCCCGGAGGGCATCGCCTACCGCTCCGACCTGTTCGCCAAGGCCGGCCTGCCGACCGACCGCGAGGAGGTCGCCACCCTCCTGACCGGTGACTGGGACACCTACTTCGAGATCGGCAAGGAGTTCGTCGCCAAGGCCGGGATCCCCTGGTACGACTCGGCCGGCGGCACCTACAACGGCATGGTGCAGCAGCTCAAGAACCCCTACGAGAAGGACGCCTCGACCCCGATCGCCCTCAAGGACAACACCGACGTCAAGGGGATCTACGACAAGCTCGCCGAGCACAAGGACCTGTCCGCGGGCCTCGGCCAGTGGTCCGAGGACTGGGTCGCGGGATTCCAGAACGACGGGTTCGCGACCATGCTGTGCCCGCCGTGGATGACGGGCCCCATCGAGGGCAACGCCGAGGGCGTGACCGGCTGGGACGTCGCCAACGTGTTCCCCGGCGGCGGAGGCAACTGGGGCGGTTCGTACCTGACGGTCCCCTCGCAGGGCAAGAACGTCGAGGCGGCCAAGAAGCTCGGCGAGTGGCTCACCGCTCCTGAGCAGCAGATCGTGGCGTTCAAGGCCAAGGGCACCTTCCCGAGCCAGAAGAAGGCTCTCGAGTCCGACGAGATCACCTCGCAGACCAACGAGTTCTTCAACAACGCCCCCGTCGGGCAGATCTTCAGCGACCGCGCCAAGGCCGTCGAGTTCCAGCCCTTCGTGGGACCGAAGTTCTACGTCATCAACACCGTGGTGGCCGACGCCATCACCCGGTTCGACGTGGACGGCAAGGACGCCGCCGCCTCGTGGGACCAGGCGCTGACCGCGTACGACGAGCTCGATCTCAGCTGA